AAAAAATTGAGTGAGGATGAGTCTCGCAGAATACAGGAAGAGATACAGAAAATAACAAACTCCTTTATTGAAAAGATTGACCATGCTCTTGAACAGAAAGAGAAAGAAATTATGGAGGTTTAAATGAATATAGAACAGGAAAGAAAAAATAGACTTAAAAAGATGCTCAATCAAATGAAAGAACAGATTCTGAAAGAAGCCCGTGAAGAGATAAAAAAATTTCAGACAGGAGAAAAAAGACAAATTGTGGAAGCTGTGATGGATGATGCTGATTTAAGCGTAATTGATCTTTCAGAAGATATAAGTTTAAAACAACTAAGTACGCACAGAGATATTCTTAAAAAAATTGAAGAAGCTTTAAGAAAGCTTGAGGAAGGCACATATGGAATATGCGAGATGTGCGGAGATGAGATTCCCGAAGAAAGGCTGAAAATTCTTCCCTTTGCAATATATTGTAGGGATTGTCAGGAAAAGATAGAGATGATAGAAAAATTTGAAAGTGAAGAAGGTTAATAAATTACTTTCTCTAAGAAAAGACCATTTGAAGGGGCTGTCTGCATAGTAGATGGCCTCTTTCCTGACTCAAAAGCCTCTTGAATTGATTCAATCCTTAATTTTCCTTTTCCAATTTCAATAATACATCCAACTAAGTTTCTTACCATGTATCTTAAAAATCCATCTGCTTCTATGCGAAATTTGATAAAATTACCATTCAGACACATATCCATAAAGCAAAGCTTGGTAAGTAGTTGCATTGTAAAATCATGCACAGTTCTTATTTTATTTTTAACATCAGTGCTACCTGAAAAAGCTGTGAAATCCTTTGTCCCTGTAAATAAACTCAAAGCCTCCTCCATTAAAGACAAATCCAATTTCCAGGGATAATGCCATACATATCTTTGGATAAAACAGGAACATTCTTCATCAAAGCATAAGTAGTAAATATAAGACTTTCTTTTTACTGAATGCTGAGGATGGAAACTGTCTTCAACGTTCTCAAGTTTTATTATTTTTATATCATTAGGCAACAAAGAATTTAAAACCTTTTTAAGAATATCCAATGACATTTTAAGCTCAGCTTTAAATGTAGCAACCTGTCCTAAAGCATGAACTCCTGCATCTGTTCTTCCAGCACCGCGAATTTTAATCTCTCTTTGAAAAATTTTTCTTAAACATTCTTCTATAGTCGCCTGAATAGTCCGACCTTTTCTTTGCCTCTGCCATCCAAAATAGTTAGTTCCATCATACTGAATGGTCATCTTAATGTTTACCATAGTTTAAAATTATAACATCAATTTTTAATGCTAATTAAGGCACTCTCAGGTTAAACAGTTTTAAAAAGCTGTTCAATTGCTGACTGTTACTGTCATCTGGAGGTGTTGATGCCATGAAAAATCTGCCCCATAAGAGTCACTCTGAGGCTGTTAGAGATACAAAAGTTTAATAAGTTATAATTAAATAATGTATAAAACTGGCGTTGCAAATCTTCCCCTTCATAGTGGAAAAGCTCCTCAGTGGCTTTTTAAACGAATGATTGCACTGTCAAGAGCTATTATGGAATTAATGGTTATTGAACTTGGAAAAGAAGAAGTTTTAAGAAGACTTTCAGACCCTTTCTGGTTTCAGGCTTTTGGATGTATTTTAGGGTTTGACTGGCATAGTAGCGGAGTTACTACAACTGTAACTGGTGCTATAAAAGAGGGATTGCGCGGCATTGAACACGAATTAGGTTTATTTGTTGCTGGAGGAAAAGCAAAAAGAGCACTCAACACACCTCATGAGATAATGCAATATGCTGAAAAAATTGGCTTTAATCCTGATAGTTTCATTTATGCAAGCAGACTCTCTGCAAAAGTAGATAATGTAGCTGTGCAGGATGGATTTAATTTATATCATCATACAATCATCTTCACTCAAGAAGGACACTGGTGTGTTATTCAGCAGGGAATGAATGAAAATCTTTCAACAGCAAGAAGATATCACTGGTTAAGTTTTTCTCTTAGAAGTTTTGTTGAAGAGCCTCATGAAGCAGTTTGCTGTGACATAAAAACTAAAACATTAAACTTTACAGCAAAGGAAGCATCAGAACTTAGAAAAACCTCAGTGATGGTTTCGCAAGAAAATCCTGAAAAAATAATAAGAGAAATTAAAAAGTTCAGAGAACTTAAACTCCCGCGAAGACATTCTATAATAATCAATGATGTAAACCCAGAAAATTTCTATAAGATTTTTTTAAGGACTTATGAAAAACAACCTGCTAATTTTGAAGAACTCCTTGAAATCAAAGGACTTGGAGCAAAGGCTTTGAGAGCAATTGCACTAACATCAGAACTTATATATGGAACTCCTATCACCTTTAAAGACCCTGCCAGATACAGTTTTGCTCATGGTGGTAAAGACAAAATTCCATATCCAGTTAACAGAAAACTTTACGACAAAACAATTGATGTAATGAAAAAAGCTATTGAAGATGCAAAGATTGGCAGAATAGAAAAACTCTCAGCATTGAGAAGAATATCAAAAATTACACCATTCCACTCATAATTCTATTGTTGATAGTATTTTTATCACTTCTTCAGGTTTTATATCAAAAAGACAGTTGCTTATTTTAGTTCCTTTACAGCCATCCTGTCCACATGGAATGCACTGCCAGTCTCTCTGGATAACTATGTTTTTACCAAATTTCTGGATTCCATTTCTTTCTGGGTACGCATCCTTTTCAGCACTATTATCCCATGGACCCCAATGAAATGCTCCACTTGGGCCAAAAAGAGCAACTACTGGTTTTCCCAATGCTGCTGCTATATGCATTGGTGCGGTGTCTATCCCAAAATACATGTCACAGACAGATGAGACTGCTATTAGTTGTCTTAATGTTAATTTGCCTGCAAGGTTGATTAAAAAAGGAAACTCCTTACTACACTCAAAATGACATAGGTTATCTTGGGTGTTCACTATTTGAGAGTTATTACAGGAATTGAACTCAGTAGATGTCCTCAAAAAATTAAGTATAGAATTAACTTTATTTATCTCTTTTTCAGCGTGAGCAGAGGTGATTACCACGTTAAAGCCTTTATCCATAAACCATCTTATAACCTCAGCCATGTATTCATCTTTCCAGCATTTAAAAAGCCATCGGGATGTGGGATGAATATGAACAACTTTTTTTATATAGGGAGATTTTTCGGTATTAAGTTTGCTTGGAACAGGCTGAATATATGTCTCAGAATGACAAGAAAAAATCAATTCTCTTGCCCATTTTTTCTCATTTTCTGTAACATTAAGAATAACTTCAGGTCTTGTAGTTTTTATTCCAATCCTTGCAAGTACTTCAAGATTCTGTAATACAGTATGTTTACATCCATCTATCTCAAAAAGTTTAGTATAAAAATATTGTTTACCTAAAAACCCTCTGGATTTTATACCGATTCTTATTTTAGCACCTGATAAATATGATATCACTGCTGCTCTATCCCCTCCTGTAAGGTCTATGCTGGTATCAAATCCCATTTTCCGTATTTTCCTTAAAAATTTTACTTCCTCTAAATACCTTTTAAAAGCTGGTAATTCTTTTATGCTTCTATCATAGGTAATAATTTCATCTAAATAAGGATTATTTTCAAGCACATCCTCTGTTCCTTTGTTTACAAGAGTGGCAACAAATGAATCAGGGAAGTTTTCTTTTAAGGCTTTGAAAACCGGAGTTGTGAGCAAAACATCTCCTATATGACGAAGTTTTATTACAAGAATCTTTTTATACACTCCATAAACTCCTCTGTAGCTCTTTCAATTGGAAATTGTTCTGCCTTTTTTCTTGCAAAATCTCCCATTCTTTCAATATCCTTTAAAGCGAGATTTATCTTATCTGCAAGTTCTAAATGGTTAAATGGATCTTCCAGACTGAACCCTTCTTTACCTTCTTCAATTAATTCTGAAGCACCATTATTTTTCGTTGTAATAACAGGAAGTCCTGTTGCCATTGCCTCAAGAGTTGCATTGCTAAAAGGATCATAAATTGTGGGAAGTATGAATAAATCAGCTAATGCATAAAAGTTTTCAATATCTTTTCTAATACCCAAAAATAACACTTTTTTTTCAATATCAAGATTTTTACACATTTTTAAATATTGTTTTATATCACCTTTTCCTATAACAATAAGAAAAATTTCCTGATCTTTCAAAATTGTCAAAGCTTTAAGAAGAGTATCAACTCCTTTTCTTTTAAATCCTGAGCCAACAAAAAGTAGAATCCTTGATTTAAGTGGTAAATTAAATTTTTGCTTAAAATAGTCCTGTTTTTTTCTATTTTTTGGTGAAAAATTCTCAACATCAACCCCATTATAAATTACTGTAATTTTCTCTGGAGAAACACCATAATAATTAATTATTTCATTTTTTACCATGCTGGAGTTTGCAATAATTATGGGAGTTTTCTCAAAAATTTCTTTTTCAAGTTTGAGATAGTATCTGTGTAAGGGATTTATCTTCAATGAAATCCGTTTAAACATAGGTTCAATCTTAGAGCGTAATTCAAGCCATCTGATATGACAGCCCTCCCCAGCTCTATAAATATGTTGAGATGTTGTTCTTTCAAAACTTATTACACAGTCAAAATCCTTAAAATTAACTTTTTTAAGATTATGGTTAAATGTATAAGCCTTTAATAAAGAACCAAATTGTAAAATTGGCACTTTATGAAATACAATCTCCTCATTTTTTATCCACTTATTTGAATAAATATGAATTTCGCATTTCTTTTTTTTTAAAGAGTTTATAAGTGTAGCAAGATATCTCTCTGCACCACCATGATATGAAAAGTTTCTTTTTATGAAAGCTATTTTCATCAAAATCTTATTTTAGAATATATTTTTGTAAGCAGTGAAGAGTTGTATATCATTAACTTCTTATTGAGCCATCTTCTACCTTTACATTTTACAGCTAATCTTTTTATATGAAATGTGTCATATACATTAGCTCCTCTCTGAGTTGTATAAAGAGCCTTAAATCCAAGTTTTACTGCAATTCTCATTACTTTATCATTATAAACGCCTTTAGGCCATGCAAGATGAAGAGGTTGCTTATTGAGATACTTCATTAAAAACTCTTGCCCCAAAAATAAATCATTTTCAACTGCTGCATAATTCGCTTTTTCTATAAAATCAGGAATTTTATGAGTGTGTCCGTGACTCTGTATATCAAAAACTCCTTCAGATTCCATCTCTTTAAGTTCATTCCATGTGCACATAACCTCATAGTTTCTTTCTGAAAAAGCAATTTTCCACATTTGTTTGTGAGGCATTGCTATAAAATTTTCTCGTTTAATGTCTAAGTCAGTTATAAAATCAGTTGCTATAAAAAGTAGTGCTTTCATTTTATATTTCTTAAGAATTGGATATGCATAAAGATAGTTGTCCACAAACCCATCATCAAATGTTAAAAGAACGCATTTTTTTCTTGATTCTTTTGGATTTTGCAGGAAATATAAAAACTCTTTACTGTCAAGTGTTTTCCAGCCATTTGTTTTTAATCCACTCAACTGTTCTTCAAAAAGCTCTGGAGTAATATTGAGTGAACTTGTAACAGGCATTACGTGATGATACATTAAAACAGGTATAGAGTCGTAGAGAATCAATTTATTTGGTTATATCTTCTATGTTTTTTTCTTCAGTCTCTACGAATTCATCTGAATGGGTATAAATCTCTATTCCAAGCTTTTCTGCCACAGGTTTAGCACGAGGATCTACCATAGGTGAAATTACTATAACTCTATCAACTTTTCTTTGATGTTTCCTCTCGTAAAACTCCTTTTCCCGCCATAAAGTATACATATCAGATTTGCTCATAGAAGATTTGATCTCGCATGCAATTACCATTCCGTTTCTTATTATTAAATCAAGCTCTATTTGATCAGGATGACCGAAAACTTCACCCGTATGATCATAATCAATGTATCTCATAACTTCTATACGGAAAGACTCCTCAATGATTGCTTTAAGTCCGTTGCGGAAGGACTCTTCTGAGTAAAGTCCCCATCTTGCACCAAGTGCCCCAATTGTATAGAGATGTCTTCTATCAATTTTTTCCAGTCTCAGTAAAATTTGATTAATTGTTTTTTGGTTCTCTTCCCATTTTCTATTCCATTCTGCTTGTGTCTCTTCCCATCTCTTCTGACTCTCTTCCCATTTTCTATTCCACTCTGCTTGTGTCTCTTCCCATCTCTTCTGACTCTCTTCCCATTTTCTATTCCACTCTGCTTGTGTCTCTTCCCATCTCTTCTGACTCTCTTCCCATTTTCTATTCCACTCTGCTTGTGTCTCTTCCCATCTCTTGCTCCACTCTTCCCATTTTTTCTCAAATCTTTCTTCAACCTGCAAGATTTGCTGATAAATCTGTTCTATTCTGTCTTCTGTTTTTTTCTTGGGAGGATAATACAGTTTTGTTACTTGCAGAATATACCTGCGGAAAGAGGGATCACTCTTTAAAATTTTAGGCAACTCATTCTTAATTATTTTTTTGACTTCTTCAATGTTCATCTCAACCATAAACTTATAATATCATACAATTCTGTCAGCTTCCAATCTTTTTTGCAAACTCTATCTCTTCTTCCTTTGATAAAAGTCTTCCCTGAAGTTTTTCTCTTAGTATACTTTCTAAAATTTTTCTATAAACTGGTCCTGGTTGAATTCCAAGTTTTTTTAAATCTTCTCCTGTTATTAAAGGTTTTATGTCTTTAAGTTTTGTTAAATAATTGAAAATTGCTTTTTTTTGCCACTCCTTCGCATAAATCATCATCAAAATAATTGTTTCTATATTCAAAGGCTTTAAAAGATTATATATCTGCACATTAAACTCCTGAGAGTTCTCTGCAGTAAACAATTGCAAAGCTTTCTGAGCAGAACTAATATTTTCAATAAGTTCTCTCTTAATATTAACAGGTGCGCATATTCTATGAAGGAGTTCTTCTCTTTCAGATAAGTTAAGATTCCAAAGAATAACCATTAGATAAATAAATTCTTTCCTGTATTCTTCTTTTAAGAAAAGAAGTTCTATGCCTTGTATTGTTTCATAAGCCTTCGCAAGATCATTATAAATTGTTCTTTCTTCAATAGCTGGATGGATTAATTTAAGCAAACCATAATCTCCGAGTCTCTTTATTGAATGATGCGGTAAAGTTTCTTTTAATAATAAAATAAGCTCTTCATAAAGTCTTGGTCCTTTAAGCTTTTCAAAAATGTTCATTTTAACCGCAAGTTTTATAAGATTTTCAGTATGTTTTGATATTTTAAATCCTAATTTCTCTGAAAATCTTATAGCTCTTATAGCTCTGGTGGGATCTTCAACAAAACTCAAATTGTGAAGCACTCTTATTTTTTTATCTTTTATGTCTCTCTGCCCTCCAAAAAAATCTATGAGCAATCCAAAATCTTTTGTATTGAGTTTAACTGCGAGAGCATTTATTGTGAAATCTCTTCTGTATAAATCCTTTTTTATTGATGATGTTTCAACTTTTGGCAAAGCCGCTGGTGATTCATAGTATTCTGTTCTTGCAGTTGCAATGTCTATATAAAATCTTTTTATTTCACCATCTTTTTTTATTTCCTTTAAAATTTTTGCTGTAGCAAATCTTGGATGTGGAGTCACCTTGCCATCTATTTTTTTTGCAAGTTCATGCGCAAAAGCTATTCCATCTCCTTCAACTACAATATCTATATCTGGACTGGGTCTTCTCATAAGGAGATCTCTTACTGTTCCACCTACTAAATAAGCTCCAGATCCCATCTCTTCAGCAAGATTTCCAGCAATGCGCAGGATTTCATAAACTTCCTCAGATAAAAATTCTTTCATTAAATTCGCCACATTTCTTCTGGATTCTTCAGATTCTTCCTTAGGCTTTGAAATCTTAAATTTTCTTATAAGTTCTTCATATAAATTTCGTAATATATCAGTTCTTGTAATCACTCCAACTACTTTTTGTTCTTTTAAAATTGGAACAAATCTCTGATTGAGTTCAACCATATTTTTTTCTATTTCCCACAAAGGTGTATCCTCTTCCGCTGTATAAGCATCTGTTGTAGCAAAATCTACAACCTTTGAATTTTTAAGTCCATGAAATATAGCTTTTTCAACCACTCCTCTGGTTATTACTCCAATAAAACTTTCTCCTTTAAGCACAGGTATAGCATTTATCCCGTATTTTGTCATCATTTCTTCAACTTCTTTTATTGTTCTGTTCCATTGCACAGATATTACAGGAGTTGTCATCAAATCTCTGGCAATGCTCTGAGGTTTTATATATCCCTTTATAAATTTCAAAAGTTCCTCAATCAATAAAGTTACAGGCATCTCTTTCAAAGTAGCACTACCAGCAGCCCAATGTCCTCCACCGCCAAACTGACTCAGTATCAGACCAACATCAACCTGAGGGGTATTACTTCTTCCAATTATTAAGATTTTATCCTGCATCTCAATGATAAGAAAAAGAGCTTCTGTGTCAATAATATCCATTACTTTGTGTGCAATATGAGAAATATCCTGAGGCTCTTCCTGAACACCATATCCTATATTAATTCTTACTCCATTGATTAGATGCTCCTGTAAAGAGTTGAGTAATTCATTAAGTAAGAATATTTCTTCTCTTGAAAGTTCTTCTTTAAGAAATTGAGAAACAATATTTAAATTTGCTCCTCTTTTAAGTAAATATGCCACCGCTTCTACATCTCTTGATGTTGTAGACGGGAAAAGAAGGCAACCTGTCTCCTCATATATTCCAAGACATAAAAGTGTTGCCTCAAGAGGTGTTATTGATATATTTTTTTTCCGAAAAATCTCTGTAAAAAGTGATGCAAGCGCTCCGATTTGCTCTGTTATTTCAAAGTCTGCTTTTATATCATCCTCACCCCTTGGATGATGGTCATAAAGATGAACCTTTACTCCTTTTTTTAAAAACTGAGAGAGTTCTCCAATTCTCTGAATACTTCTTGTATCAACAACTATCAGAGTTTTAACTTTATCTGGCTCAATCTCTTTAATTTTTTTTATTTCAAAGGGATGGAAACTTTCAAAAAAAAGCTTTACTCTCCTTTCCATTGAACCGGGCAGTACAACAACTGCCTCTGGATAAAGTTTTTTAGCTGACATACAGGATGCGATAGCATCAAAGTCTGCATTAAGATGAGTAGTAATTATCTGCATCTATTTAAATTTTTCTAAAACTTCTTCAAAAACAACAAGTTCTCTACAATCATAAAGAACTGAAATAGCAGTTGTATATGTCTGAATATTATTCTCTTCAATTGCAGCAATTGGATTAAGTCCTCCAACAACTATAATACCTACTCTATCCATTCCTACAGGGATATCAAGTAGAGGCTGATTTGGTTCGCCAAACATCATTATTCCCTGAAAGCCTCTTTTTTGCATAATTGAGTAAATCTCTTTCACTTTATCAAGACATACAATCGGCACCTCTCTGAAACTTGCAAGGACTCGACCAAAACCATTTTTTATAGTTCCTAAAACATCTGTCATCTTACCTCTTATAAATATTTCAAGAGGGTCTAATGAAGTACCATCATAACTTATAAGTGCTCCGAATCTATATGATTCACCTTCTCTTATTTCAAGTACCCCTCCAAATCTTGATATTATAGGAATGCCATGTTTTAATAAAATAGCATTTAAAGTTACACTACAAACAGTACCAATGCATACATGGTCCTCTGGCACAAGTATGTTTTCGCTGTCTTTCTCAAGAACAAGAATTCTATCACTCATAACATAAGGAGAAGTAAAAACATTCTCCATTGCTTTAAGAGCTTTTCTAAATTTATTTTTATGTATATATGTGATATTTAAAATAAGACGGCCTTTCATAGCATTTATATCAAAATCTGAAAGATAGCTTAAGGTCTCAATTTTATTTATTATAAAACCAACTTTTTCAACTGTACTTGCTGTTTCAAGTTCCTTTCTGCCTCTCTCAGTAATTCTTCTTCCTTCTTTTCCATAAACTTTTGTTAGTCCTCTTTCATCAAGAATTTTTAAATGATACCTTACTGTCCTTTCTGATAAATTTACCCCATACATTTTAAGTTTTTTGGCAATTTCCTTTGAACCAATAATTTTATTTTCTTTTGAAAGGATTTTTAAAATAGAAAGCAGTGTACGATTCATAATTCCTCCCTTTTATACTTATCTAAAATTATAACATGGGTTGATTTTTATTATAAAAAATTGTTTAAAATATCACGTTTTTTAATTTCTCAAAACTTTTCTGGAGTCAACTATGAAAAATGCACCTCCTTACATACATGGTGAAGGCAAATGAGAAACTTTAAAGGTTGTTTTCTTCTTAAGCATAGCATAGATTACTCTCAAAAGCTTATGAGCAACAGCAAGGATTGCCTTCTTGTAAGGAAGTCCCTGTTGCCTTCTACGGTTAAAGTACTCCCTGAAGTAACTGTTATACATCACTACAGAGACAGCCATAAGCCAGAGCACTCTTCTGAGATGTCTATTCCCTCTTTTAGAAAGTCTGCTACTACCTTTGAACTTTCCAGATTCATAAACCGTGGGGTCAACTCCACAGTAGGCAATCAGTTTCTTCGGAGAGCTAAATCTATTGATATTTTCAATTTCAGCAATAAAATGCATTGCAGTAGTGTCACCTATTCCTTTGATAGATTTAAGAATTTCAATATCCTGACAGAGGGCTGCTTCCTCACAGGAACGTTTAAGTTGCTCAGTAATTACCTCAAGCTGCTCTTCAAGGAAGAAAAGCTCTTTAATCTTACTCTGAAGAAGTATCTCTCTTACAGGGAAGAACTGAGCAATAGAGTCTTGAGCCCATTGTTTAATCTGTTGAGCAGTAACACTCAGTGCTCTACCCCTCTTAAAGCAAAGGAGTCTTTCTATATCAGAGGTTTTAGCAGCTTTAAGTGCCCATGCAGAAGGATATTTTTCAAGAAGCCTCAGGATGCCTTCAGTGTAGATATTTACTCTTCTTTCAAGCTCAGGGAAGAGGACAACCAGAGCTTTTTCGATATCATTTTTAAGCCTTGCAATCTGCTGAGAGAGTCTTTCTCTTTCACGAGCAAGCTCACGAAACTCATGAGACAGGAAGGACTTCTGAGGAAGGCTATGTTGAGCAGTATAAAGAGCAAAGGCAATTCTACGGGCATCGGAGCGGTCAGTCTTGGTTTTTCTGATTTCCATACTCTGAACACCTTTAACGATAAGAGGATTAAGAACAACGCAACTGAAACCTTTGTTACTGAGGTAGACAAAGAGATTCACATAGTAGCAGCCAGAGGATTCTTTACCGATAAGAATAGACTCCTTAGGGAAAGCACTAAGTTTGCGGATAAAAGCCTTAAATCCGTGGGAGTCCATAGGGAATTTTTCTTCAAAGATGATTTCCTCTGGGGAGTGGATAGCACAGGCAGAGAAACTTTCTTTGGAGATATCAATACCGACAAAAACTTTAAAATTGCTCATATGGGCACCTCCAATTTAAGTAATAAAGCAGAGAAGGGCATCTGCCTACCAATCCTCCATGATGACGAGGGCTACAAAGCCCAACCAACTTATCATGATTTAGGCAGAGAGGCAACAAACTCCCGAAAGGACTTAAAAGTCCAGGTGAAATGGAGCTGTCCTTCTCTGCCAGCATCTTATCTGGGTAAAACCCATACATATAAAGTTTATAACAAAAATTATTCGTAGGAGGTTAAAATGGATTTCTTTTTATCGCTTTTCCCGATTCTTGTTGTTCTGATCGGTATGCTTGTTTTTTATCGTTCAGGCAGTTTTGTTTCTGTTATTGGATGGATTCTTGCTGTAATTGTAGCTGCTTACTACTTTAAAACTCCATGGAATGTTATAATGGGTGCCACACTAACAGGAATTGTTAAAGCATTTGGAATCTCTCTTGCTGTTGTTTTTACAATGTTTCTTATATTTTTAATGAGAGAAACAGGAGCATTAAAGAAAATTATTGAATACGTAAAAGGAATTGCCCGAAACAAAGAAGAGCAGACTCTTTTCATTGGTATGGGATTTGGTTCTTTAAGTACATCATTGGGTATGGTAACTCCTGCAATGTTTCCACCAATTTTTTTATTGCTAGGATTCTCTCCTATTGCAGCCATTGGTGTAAGCATACTCTGTTATGACCCTCTTACTTCATTTGCTCTTTTTACAATTCCTTTAACATTACCTTCAAAAGTTGCAATGGCATTTGGCATTAAACCTCCAGGAATAGAAAATTTAAATG
The Thermodesulfovibrio yellowstonii DSM 11347 DNA segment above includes these coding regions:
- a CDS encoding DUF128 domain-containing protein, with translation MNRTLLSILKILSKENKIIGSKEIAKKLKMYGVNLSERTVRYHLKILDERGLTKVYGKEGRRITERGRKELETASTVEKVGFIINKIETLSYLSDFDINAMKGRLILNITYIHKNKFRKALKAMENVFTSPYVMSDRILVLEKDSENILVPEDHVCIGTVCSVTLNAILLKHGIPIISRFGGVLEIREGESYRFGALISYDGTSLDPLEIFIRGKMTDVLGTIKNGFGRVLASFREVPIVCLDKVKEIYSIMQKRGFQGIMMFGEPNQPLLDIPVGMDRVGIIVVGGLNPIAAIEENNIQTYTTAISVLYDCRELVVFEEVLEKFK
- a CDS encoding IS110 family transposase, whose translation is MSNFKVFVGIDISKESFSACAIHSPEEIIFEEKFPMDSHGFKAFIRKLSAFPKESILIGKESSGCYYVNLFVYLSNKGFSCVVLNPLIVKGVQSMEIRKTKTDRSDARRIAFALYTAQHSLPQKSFLSHEFRELARERERLSQQIARLKNDIEKALVVLFPELERRVNIYTEGILRLLEKYPSAWALKAAKTSDIERLLCFKRGRALSVTAQQIKQWAQDSIAQFFPVREILLQSKIKELFFLEEQLEVITEQLKRSCEEAALCQDIEILKSIKGIGDTTAMHFIAEIENINRFSSPKKLIAYCGVDPTVYESGKFKGSSRLSKRGNRHLRRVLWLMAVSVVMYNSYFREYFNRRRQQGLPYKKAILAVAHKLLRVIYAMLKKKTTFKVSHLPSPCM